One Pieris napi chromosome 13, ilPieNapi1.2, whole genome shotgun sequence genomic window carries:
- the LOC125055027 gene encoding T-cell activation inhibitor, mitochondrial isoform X1 — MFCRLRLSSCGCPIGVFHRKLSSAEVSTALRPFYFRVHPDLFGKYPEQRKINEISLQQLSALLEAQQSSRNIATPILPFYLRKNDMPEGQFELVKIKLDSNDLRETVVKVLNACDISTSYIDKIPRMKQDKGRQFRKEFNEAYEKYKDEFDKATRMKRKVEEKKAITNVIDWISENSQQAKEKYESTQATRGQVKSLIEQLCKTYGIKEVKYDSGWNISHIRGALQSLTSMASQHPQHMDNLKDRTIALGQFTGVSLDGDVYLNIIDVRHEWLSLIKKVSQEDSALTEIPQYEKALSSILRNIHICRRKFMPKVSAAQYCSHLRQLITSIGDFYGRGSKIPDTVPESLQKYEIVVEPEAGPLMVSPTGQFITPSSCPADELIAFIAKHLDDAMLLLTEYSINKHVEKALYKEVKERFQLLDLIKDDSITPGLMILCCQRLLTRIDTIDEKLRGNILYVTHYYSVLSEGVLCIPWNFK; from the exons ATGTTTTGCCGGTTACGATTAAG CAGTTGTGGATGTCCGATTGGAGTGTTCCACAGAAAATTAAGCTCAGCAGAAGTTTCGACAGCCTTAAGACCGTTCTATTTTCGGGTTCATCCTGATTTGTTCGGAAAGTATCCAGAACAAAGG aaaattaatgaaatatcttTACAACAGCTTAGTGCACTATTGGAAGCTCAGCAGTCCAGTCGAAATATAGCAACACCAATattacctttttatttaagaaaaaatgaTATGCCGGAAG GTCAATTtgaattagtaaaaattaagTTGGATAGTAATGATTTAAGAGAAACTGTTGTGAAAGTTTTAAATGCCTGTGATATTTCTACTAGTTACATTGACAAAATACCAAGAATGAAACAAGATAAAGGGAGACAGTTTAG AAAAGAATTTAATGAAGCATATGAAAAGTATAAGGATGAGTTTGATAAGGCAACCAGAATGAAAAGGAAAGTTGAAGAAAAGAAAGCTATAACTAACGTAAT TGATTGGATTTCAGAAAACAGCCAGCAAGCCAAGGAAAAATATGAATCGACACAAGCAACAAGAGGCCAAGTCAAATCACTTATTGAGCAACTTTGCAAGACCTATGGTATAAAAGAA GTTAAGTATGACAGTGGGTGGAATATAAGCCATATTAGAGGGGCTTTGCAGAGTCTAACATCTATGGCATCTCAACATCCACAACACATGGATAACTTAAAAG atCGAACAATAGCTCTTGGCCAGTTTACTGGTGTAAGCTTGGATGGAGATGTATACCTTAATATAATTGACGTTAGGCATGAGTGGCTTTCT CTCATAAAAAAAGTTAGCCAAGAGGATAGTGCATTAACGGAGATACCTCAATATGAGAAGGCGCTGTCAAGTATTCTACGAAATATTCACATTTGTAGAAG aaaGTTTATGCCGAAGGTATCGGCAGCTCAATATTGTAGTCATTTGCGACAGTTAATAACATCTATTGGCGATTTTTATGGACGGGGAAGTAAAATTCCTGATACTGTTCCCgaatcattacaaaaatatgaaatcgTTGTTGAACC GGAAGCGGGGCCTCTAATGGTGTCACCAACCGGTCAGTTTATAACGCCATCATCATGTCCAGCGGATGAATTGATTGCTTTCATAGCTAAACACCTTGACGACGCAATGCTCCTTTTGACTGAGTATAGCAT AAATAAACATGTTGAAAAGGCATTATATAAGGAAGTAAAAGAACGATTCCAATTATTAGACCTAATTAAAGATGACAGTATTACACCTGGGCTGATGATACTCTGCTGCCAAAGGCTTCTCACTCGGATTGACACCATAGACgag AAACTGCGAGGAAATATTCTGTATGTGACACACTACTATTCTGTACTCTCCGAGGGAGTTTTATGTATACCGTGGAATTTCAAgtga
- the LOC125055027 gene encoding T-cell activation inhibitor, mitochondrial isoform X2 — MFCRLRLSCGCPIGVFHRKLSSAEVSTALRPFYFRVHPDLFGKYPEQRKINEISLQQLSALLEAQQSSRNIATPILPFYLRKNDMPEGQFELVKIKLDSNDLRETVVKVLNACDISTSYIDKIPRMKQDKGRQFRKEFNEAYEKYKDEFDKATRMKRKVEEKKAITNVIDWISENSQQAKEKYESTQATRGQVKSLIEQLCKTYGIKEVKYDSGWNISHIRGALQSLTSMASQHPQHMDNLKDRTIALGQFTGVSLDGDVYLNIIDVRHEWLSLIKKVSQEDSALTEIPQYEKALSSILRNIHICRRKFMPKVSAAQYCSHLRQLITSIGDFYGRGSKIPDTVPESLQKYEIVVEPEAGPLMVSPTGQFITPSSCPADELIAFIAKHLDDAMLLLTEYSINKHVEKALYKEVKERFQLLDLIKDDSITPGLMILCCQRLLTRIDTIDEKLRGNILYVTHYYSVLSEGVLCIPWNFK; from the exons ATGTTTTGCCGGTTACGATTAAG TTGTGGATGTCCGATTGGAGTGTTCCACAGAAAATTAAGCTCAGCAGAAGTTTCGACAGCCTTAAGACCGTTCTATTTTCGGGTTCATCCTGATTTGTTCGGAAAGTATCCAGAACAAAGG aaaattaatgaaatatcttTACAACAGCTTAGTGCACTATTGGAAGCTCAGCAGTCCAGTCGAAATATAGCAACACCAATattacctttttatttaagaaaaaatgaTATGCCGGAAG GTCAATTtgaattagtaaaaattaagTTGGATAGTAATGATTTAAGAGAAACTGTTGTGAAAGTTTTAAATGCCTGTGATATTTCTACTAGTTACATTGACAAAATACCAAGAATGAAACAAGATAAAGGGAGACAGTTTAG AAAAGAATTTAATGAAGCATATGAAAAGTATAAGGATGAGTTTGATAAGGCAACCAGAATGAAAAGGAAAGTTGAAGAAAAGAAAGCTATAACTAACGTAAT TGATTGGATTTCAGAAAACAGCCAGCAAGCCAAGGAAAAATATGAATCGACACAAGCAACAAGAGGCCAAGTCAAATCACTTATTGAGCAACTTTGCAAGACCTATGGTATAAAAGAA GTTAAGTATGACAGTGGGTGGAATATAAGCCATATTAGAGGGGCTTTGCAGAGTCTAACATCTATGGCATCTCAACATCCACAACACATGGATAACTTAAAAG atCGAACAATAGCTCTTGGCCAGTTTACTGGTGTAAGCTTGGATGGAGATGTATACCTTAATATAATTGACGTTAGGCATGAGTGGCTTTCT CTCATAAAAAAAGTTAGCCAAGAGGATAGTGCATTAACGGAGATACCTCAATATGAGAAGGCGCTGTCAAGTATTCTACGAAATATTCACATTTGTAGAAG aaaGTTTATGCCGAAGGTATCGGCAGCTCAATATTGTAGTCATTTGCGACAGTTAATAACATCTATTGGCGATTTTTATGGACGGGGAAGTAAAATTCCTGATACTGTTCCCgaatcattacaaaaatatgaaatcgTTGTTGAACC GGAAGCGGGGCCTCTAATGGTGTCACCAACCGGTCAGTTTATAACGCCATCATCATGTCCAGCGGATGAATTGATTGCTTTCATAGCTAAACACCTTGACGACGCAATGCTCCTTTTGACTGAGTATAGCAT AAATAAACATGTTGAAAAGGCATTATATAAGGAAGTAAAAGAACGATTCCAATTATTAGACCTAATTAAAGATGACAGTATTACACCTGGGCTGATGATACTCTGCTGCCAAAGGCTTCTCACTCGGATTGACACCATAGACgag AAACTGCGAGGAAATATTCTGTATGTGACACACTACTATTCTGTACTCTCCGAGGGAGTTTTATGTATACCGTGGAATTTCAAgtga
- the LOC125055027 gene encoding T-cell activation inhibitor, mitochondrial isoform X3, protein MFCRLRLSSCGCPIGVFHRKLSSAEVSTALRPFYFRVHPDLFGKYPEQRLSALLEAQQSSRNIATPILPFYLRKNDMPEGQFELVKIKLDSNDLRETVVKVLNACDISTSYIDKIPRMKQDKGRQFRKEFNEAYEKYKDEFDKATRMKRKVEEKKAITNVIDWISENSQQAKEKYESTQATRGQVKSLIEQLCKTYGIKEVKYDSGWNISHIRGALQSLTSMASQHPQHMDNLKDRTIALGQFTGVSLDGDVYLNIIDVRHEWLSLIKKVSQEDSALTEIPQYEKALSSILRNIHICRRKFMPKVSAAQYCSHLRQLITSIGDFYGRGSKIPDTVPESLQKYEIVVEPEAGPLMVSPTGQFITPSSCPADELIAFIAKHLDDAMLLLTEYSINKHVEKALYKEVKERFQLLDLIKDDSITPGLMILCCQRLLTRIDTIDEKLRGNILYVTHYYSVLSEGVLCIPWNFK, encoded by the exons ATGTTTTGCCGGTTACGATTAAG CAGTTGTGGATGTCCGATTGGAGTGTTCCACAGAAAATTAAGCTCAGCAGAAGTTTCGACAGCCTTAAGACCGTTCTATTTTCGGGTTCATCCTGATTTGTTCGGAAAGTATCCAGAACAAAGG CTTAGTGCACTATTGGAAGCTCAGCAGTCCAGTCGAAATATAGCAACACCAATattacctttttatttaagaaaaaatgaTATGCCGGAAG GTCAATTtgaattagtaaaaattaagTTGGATAGTAATGATTTAAGAGAAACTGTTGTGAAAGTTTTAAATGCCTGTGATATTTCTACTAGTTACATTGACAAAATACCAAGAATGAAACAAGATAAAGGGAGACAGTTTAG AAAAGAATTTAATGAAGCATATGAAAAGTATAAGGATGAGTTTGATAAGGCAACCAGAATGAAAAGGAAAGTTGAAGAAAAGAAAGCTATAACTAACGTAAT TGATTGGATTTCAGAAAACAGCCAGCAAGCCAAGGAAAAATATGAATCGACACAAGCAACAAGAGGCCAAGTCAAATCACTTATTGAGCAACTTTGCAAGACCTATGGTATAAAAGAA GTTAAGTATGACAGTGGGTGGAATATAAGCCATATTAGAGGGGCTTTGCAGAGTCTAACATCTATGGCATCTCAACATCCACAACACATGGATAACTTAAAAG atCGAACAATAGCTCTTGGCCAGTTTACTGGTGTAAGCTTGGATGGAGATGTATACCTTAATATAATTGACGTTAGGCATGAGTGGCTTTCT CTCATAAAAAAAGTTAGCCAAGAGGATAGTGCATTAACGGAGATACCTCAATATGAGAAGGCGCTGTCAAGTATTCTACGAAATATTCACATTTGTAGAAG aaaGTTTATGCCGAAGGTATCGGCAGCTCAATATTGTAGTCATTTGCGACAGTTAATAACATCTATTGGCGATTTTTATGGACGGGGAAGTAAAATTCCTGATACTGTTCCCgaatcattacaaaaatatgaaatcgTTGTTGAACC GGAAGCGGGGCCTCTAATGGTGTCACCAACCGGTCAGTTTATAACGCCATCATCATGTCCAGCGGATGAATTGATTGCTTTCATAGCTAAACACCTTGACGACGCAATGCTCCTTTTGACTGAGTATAGCAT AAATAAACATGTTGAAAAGGCATTATATAAGGAAGTAAAAGAACGATTCCAATTATTAGACCTAATTAAAGATGACAGTATTACACCTGGGCTGATGATACTCTGCTGCCAAAGGCTTCTCACTCGGATTGACACCATAGACgag AAACTGCGAGGAAATATTCTGTATGTGACACACTACTATTCTGTACTCTCCGAGGGAGTTTTATGTATACCGTGGAATTTCAAgtga
- the LOC125055026 gene encoding kinesin-like protein costa, whose protein sequence is MDIPVQIAVRLKPPGIADSLQCIFSNPVTQIVITESGQTFHVNRALPVDCTQVHLFNSFMIPQINCFLDGCDTSVVVFGQSKSGKTYTLFGPGFECIHSECDQGIVPRFLSEIFHKLSQMPEREFILHITWMQVINNNIFDVLGGGLVRCCNIEEAFQYLQLGWRQRCHGNNHTVFTVSMEQKWVGTNGVLNHRMSTASFCELAAYPEPGLFALENIIKELIAGNPPKQINYDRCILTAMLRDSFGGRAFTWVIGCISTEPEEYQDTLKILNLCLCCRGIKNFVTVNLFADNNTPVYSEKTLPSDNAFNLQFATAQWIKLVSNAEGLFNKILQSKSVSDADMSQVSEWLFLKAECDECLNNDISVDNKEANTKQGLPRIAEDTEPSEPSESDVESDSEDSDSETVFQDKVEKMMEYFREKNDQLFADRCEDYLNHIDSDDITISETSGSQSLPILTSQSNSGRRRTIQPGESLSGAQLELLRKVAANAISPESQKIIIESHKKEIDPEPKLIERELLKMIDSPKTNEICKKYKMTKEKYGQKQILARKLSKEISTSQSQLKELINLCISKKRLIDDLGKSISNNTRSKTYTEKSESNLIDIDAIKEIKRHETNLKTYKKQIDQIKRQIKKDEKRKNTLDVELLKDKLKLDELSETSVEIKDKKVHTIKHFTNRITQLDTILKEKANDLANLELSREKELMLRKEIKNLRKTRECLHEQRCSLGHKRKLYKSLSDSEERKILECEEAIEAIDTAIEYKNNLICGRSPSASLSDSQDNKDSRNRGEQMLMARLDKLSHDEIKTLLYRYFQKVVDLRGACAALEASASAAVEEATTWRARAAAAWRHAQRSRPTTNRCLVGNMDRALSLGLTTDSETSDDAMRLMDRMRQFARCPPVPVIPSQNLRQLMPATHMPAAKVTKEKNKLVIVQQKKH, encoded by the exons ATGGATATACCTGTACAAATAGCAGTGCGTCTTAAGCCTCCAGGTATTGCAGATTCTCTACAATGTATATTTAGCAATCCTGTAACACAAATCGTCATAACAGAGAGTGGGCAAACATTTCACGTAAATAGAGCACTACCAGTGGACTGCACACAAGTTCacttatttaattcttttatgATACCACAAATAAATTGCTTTCTGGATGGTTGTGATACGTCAGTCGTTGTTTTTGGGCAATCAAAGTCAGGAAAAACATACACTTTATTTGGACCAG GTTTTGAATGCATTCACAGTGAATGTGATCAAGGTATTGTACCACGATTTTTATCTGAAATCTTTCATAAGCTTAGCCAGATGCCAGAGAGAGAATTTATATTGCACATAACATGGAtgcaagtaattaataataacatttttgatgTGCTGGGTGGTGGATTAGTCCGGTGCTGTAATATTGAAGAAGCATTTCAATATCTTCAATTAGGCTGGCGTCAGAGGTGTCATGGTAACAATCATACAGTTTTCACTGTTAGTATGGAACAAAAGTGGGTGGGAACAAATGGTGTCCTTAATCACCGTATGTCTACTGCTAGTTTTTGTGAGCTTGCAGCATACCCTGAACCAGGATTGTTTGCTTTAGAGAATATTATTAAGGAACTAATTGCGGGTAATCCACCTAAACAAATTAACTATGATAGATGTATATTGACTGCCATGCTACGTGATTCTTTTGGTGGGCGAGCTTTTACATGGGTCATAGGCTGTATTAGTACTGAACCTGAAGAATACCaagatactttaaaaatactcaatttatgtttatgttgtCGAGGTATAAAGAATTTTGTAACTGTCAACTTATTCGCTGACAATAATACACCAGTGTATTCTGAAAAGACTTTACCTTCAGATAATGCTTTCAACTTACAATTTGCAACAGCACAGTGGATCAAATTAGTGTCCAATGCAGAAGGTTTATTcaacaaaattttacaatCTAAATCAGTATCAGATGCAGATATGAGCCAAGTCAGTGAATGGTTGTTTCTGAAAGCAGAGTGTGATGAATGTCTGAATAATGATATATCTGTGGATAATAAAGAAGCCAACACAAAGCAAGGACTACCAAGAATAGCTGAAGATACTGAACCTAGTGAACCCAGTGAATCTGATGTTGAATCAGACTCAGAAGACAGTGATTCAGAAACTGTTTTTCAAGATAAAGTTGAGAAAATGATGGAATATTTTAGAGAAAAGAATGATCAATTGTTTGCTGACAGATGTGAAGACTATTTGAATCATATTGATTCAGATGATATCACTATATCTGAAACAAGTGGCTCACAGTCACTACCTATCTTAACATCTCAATCAAATTCAGGTCGCAGAAGAACTATACAGCCCGGTGAAAGTTTATCAGGAGCTCAGCTAGAACTTCTGAGAAAAGTTGCAGCTAATGCTATCTCTCCAGAATCTCAAAAGATTATTATAGAATctcataaaaaagaaattgatcCAGAACCTAAGCTAATTGAAagagaattattaaaaatgattgactcgccaaaaacaaatgaaatatgtaaaaaatataaaatgacaaAAGAGAAGTATGGGCAGAAACAAATTTTAGCTAGAAAATTATCGAAAGAAATAAGCACAAGTCAGTCACAGCTAAAAGAGTTAATTAATCTTTGTATATCAAAGAAGAGGTTGATTGATGATCTGGGTAAAAGCATTTCTAACAACACCCGAAGTAAAACTTATACAGAGAAGTCAGAATCAAATCTTATTGATATTGATGCAATTAAGGAGATTAAAAGGCATGAAACTAatcttaaaacatataaaaaacaaatagatCAAATAAAAAGACAAATAAAGAAAGACGAAAAACGAAAAAACACCTTAGATGTTGAGTTACTTAAGGATAAGTTGAAGTTAGATGAACTCTCAGAAACATCAGttgaaataaaagataaaaaagtaCATACCATAAAGCATTTTACAAATAGAATTACTCAGTTAGATACTATATTAAAAGAGAAGGCAAATGATTtggctaatttggaactttcAAGAGAAAAGGAGCTCATGTtaagaaaagaaattaaaaatctacGGAAGACCAGGGAATGTTTACATGAACAGAGGTGTAGTTTAGGACACAAGCGAAAATTATACAAGTCTTTATCAGATTCAGAG GAACGTAAAATACTTGAATGCGAAGAAGCAATAGAGGCAATAGACACCGCTAtagaatacaaaaacaatttaatatgtgGCCGATCCCCGTCAGCTTCACTATCAGACTCACAGGATAACAAGGACAGTAGGAATAGAGGTGAACAAATGTTGATGGCGAGACTGGATAAACTGTCCCACGATGAAATTAAGACTTTGCTTTATAGGTATTTTCAAAAG GTGGTGGACCTCCGTGGTGCTTGTGCGGCGTTAGAAGCCAGTGCCTCCGCAGCGGTAGAAGAGGCAACCACATGGCGTGCACGCGCAGCTGCTGCTTGGAGACACGCGCAGAGGTCCCGACCGACCACCAATAG gTGTCTAGTAGGCAACATGGATAGAGCACTTTCATTGGGGCTGACTACAGATTCTGAAACATCGGACGATGCCATGCGTTTAATGGATAGAATGCGGCAATTTGCTAGATGTCCACCG GTCCCTGTAATTCCCAGTCAAAACTTGCGTCAATTGATGCCGGCGACGCATATGCCAGCGGCAAAGGTCACAAAGGAAAAGAATAAACTCGTCATTGTCCAACAAAAAAAGCACTAA
- the LOC125054997 gene encoding 60S ribosomal protein L9: MKQIVANQKVKIPEGLTVHVKSRLVTVKGPRGVLKRNFKHLAVDIRMVNPRLLKVEKWFGSKKELAAVRTVCSHVENMIKGVTKGFQYKMRAVYAHFPINCVTIEANTVIEIRNFLGEKYIRRVKMAPGVTVVNSTKQKDELIIEGNSLEDVSSSAALIQQSTTVKNKDIRKFLDGLYVSDKTTVVVDEA; this comes from the exons ATGAAGCAAATCGTTGCTAATCAAAAAGTGAAAATCCCCGAGGGGCTTACAGTCCATGTGAAATCTCGCCTTGTGACAGTAAAAGGCCCGCGAGGTGTTCTAAAGAGGAACTTCAAACACTTGGCTGTGGACATTCGGATGGTAAACCCCAGGTTACTTAAAGTGGAAAAATGGTTCGGTTCCAAAAAAGAACTTGCAGCAGTACGAACTGTGTGCTCTCACGTTGAAAACATGATCAAAG GTGTAACTAAAGGATTCCAATACAAAATGAGGGCTGTATATGCTCACTTCCCCATCAACTGTGTCACCATAGAAGCTAACACGGTTATTGAAATTCGTAACTTCTTGGGTGAAAAATACATCAGAAGGGTAAAGATGGCTCCTGGTGTAACAGTAGTCAACTCCACTAAACAAAAGGATGAGTTGATCATTGAAGGCAACTCCCTGGAGGATGTTTCCAGTTCTGCAGCCCTTATCCAACAGTCTACCACAGTTAAAAACAAGGACATCAGAAAGTTCTTGGACGGTCTATATGTGTCTGATAAAACAACTGTTGTTGTAGATGAAGCGTAA